The Neorhodopirellula lusitana genome has a segment encoding these proteins:
- a CDS encoding redoxin domain-containing protein, with product MGWKISLIAILLPGVVGMSQLMSYSNTPGETRTTVPQVIPTELISTTLSDEKRAQSKVLVFYHPHCPCTRATIRSLQRLESMFAPDTQIVGYAYQPASKDDNWIETTTTQALRSLQNATVLADRDAQACEDFEIVTSGHVLVYDHNGELKFSGGITPSRGHEGSCASGTAFLNSVNGKTNAEQSWPVFGCPIVRNGEGP from the coding sequence ATGGGCTGGAAAATCTCCTTAATCGCGATCTTACTGCCGGGCGTTGTGGGGATGTCGCAATTGATGTCCTATTCCAACACTCCCGGCGAGACAAGGACAACCGTCCCACAAGTAATCCCCACTGAGCTAATCTCCACCACGCTCAGTGATGAGAAGCGGGCGCAGTCAAAGGTACTGGTGTTCTATCATCCGCATTGTCCATGCACACGAGCAACGATCAGGTCCTTGCAGCGACTCGAATCCATGTTTGCGCCCGACACGCAAATCGTCGGTTACGCGTACCAACCCGCGTCCAAAGATGACAACTGGATAGAGACCACAACCACCCAAGCTCTACGGTCACTTCAAAACGCTACGGTGCTTGCTGACCGAGACGCACAAGCATGTGAGGATTTCGAGATCGTCACTTCGGGCCATGTGCTCGTCTATGACCACAATGGCGAACTCAAGTTCAGTGGCGGGATTACTCCATCAAGAGGGCACGAAGGGAGCTGTGCATCGGGGACCGCGTTTTTAAACAGTGTCAACGGCAAGACCAATGCCGAGCAAAGCTGGCCTGTCTTCGGTTGCCCGATCGTCCGTAACGGCGAAGGACCTTAA
- a CDS encoding CNNM domain-containing protein, whose protein sequence is MLLLLIYLVVAIGFSFYCSVAEAVLLSITPSFIATLREKRPVAADRLQRLKANVDRPLAAILSLNTIAHTIGAAGVGAQAAAVYGGDGYLGENAVGIASALMTLLILVFSEIIPKTLGALHWRTLGPIVGTSVEYLIMVLYPLVWLSEILTKWLSGGKSHHALTREELTAMAEIGAQQGVLEDHESRVFRALMKLPDLNAADIMTPRVVIIAFPEIKTIGELFEQTEELPVSRIPIFHNKLDEVSGFVLKNDLLVAQARGESERTLKDFARPVKTVNASTPLPALLEMLLEGRLHMAMVSDQYGSIVGLVTLEDLVETLLGLEIVDESDTNVDMQQLARKRWEERAAKRGIRLDDKN, encoded by the coding sequence ATGCTTCTACTGCTGATCTACCTCGTCGTCGCCATTGGCTTTTCGTTCTATTGCAGCGTCGCCGAGGCGGTGCTGTTGTCGATCACGCCCTCTTTCATCGCGACGCTCCGCGAGAAACGCCCCGTCGCTGCCGACCGGCTGCAACGCCTCAAAGCGAACGTGGACCGCCCACTGGCCGCGATCCTGTCCCTCAACACGATCGCCCACACCATCGGTGCTGCCGGCGTCGGTGCTCAAGCCGCCGCGGTCTATGGTGGCGATGGATACCTGGGCGAAAACGCAGTCGGTATCGCCAGTGCGTTGATGACCCTGCTGATCTTGGTCTTCAGCGAGATCATCCCCAAGACGCTCGGTGCTTTGCACTGGCGAACCCTTGGCCCGATCGTCGGCACGTCGGTTGAATACCTAATCATGGTTCTCTACCCGCTGGTCTGGCTCAGCGAGATCCTGACCAAGTGGCTCTCCGGCGGCAAGAGCCACCACGCACTGACGCGAGAAGAGCTGACCGCGATGGCGGAAATCGGAGCCCAGCAAGGCGTGCTGGAAGATCACGAGTCACGCGTGTTCCGCGCCCTGATGAAACTTCCCGACCTGAACGCTGCCGACATCATGACCCCGCGCGTCGTGATCATCGCGTTCCCCGAAATCAAAACGATCGGCGAACTGTTTGAGCAAACCGAAGAACTACCGGTTTCGCGGATCCCTATCTTTCACAACAAGCTCGATGAAGTCAGCGGCTTTGTCTTGAAGAACGATCTGCTGGTTGCACAAGCACGCGGCGAATCCGAACGAACCCTGAAAGACTTCGCGCGACCGGTCAAGACAGTCAACGCCAGCACGCCCCTTCCCGCACTCCTTGAAATGTTGCTCGAAGGCCGCTTGCACATGGCCATGGTCAGCGACCAATACGGCAGCATCGTGGGCCTGGTCACGCTCGAAGACCTAGTCGAAACCCTGCTGGGCCTCGAAATCGTCGACGAGTCCGACACCAACGTCGACATGCAACAACTCGCCAGAAAACGTTGGGAAGAACGAGCCGCCAAACGCGGGATCCGCTTGGACGACAAGAACTAA
- a CDS encoding ParA family protein, which yields MRSIAVINQKGGVGKTTSSVNLAAALARAGRKVCVMDLDPQAHASLHLGITAIDGEDTMYEVLCGDATIAEARQRINDNLYVVPSNLDLAAAEMELASQIGREMILSDKLDEDTDDFDYLILDCPPSLGVLTLNALVAVNEVFLPLQPHFLALHGLSKLLRTIEVVSKRMNSRLQLSGVMLCMYDANTRLAAEVSTDIDQFFSVSKDAGKFFRNAKFFDTRIRRNIRLAEAPSFGQSIFDYSAESNGAYDYQALAEEVIAQEVSDAGAGSSNRSAMFDSSGETKMAA from the coding sequence ATGCGTTCCATCGCAGTGATCAATCAAAAAGGTGGCGTCGGCAAGACCACCAGTAGCGTGAACCTGGCAGCCGCTTTGGCTCGTGCGGGCCGAAAAGTTTGCGTCATGGACCTGGACCCTCAAGCCCACGCTTCGTTGCATCTCGGCATCACCGCGATCGACGGCGAAGACACGATGTACGAGGTCCTTTGCGGCGATGCCACCATCGCCGAAGCCCGCCAGCGAATTAACGACAACTTGTACGTCGTGCCATCGAACCTAGACTTGGCCGCCGCCGAAATGGAACTGGCCAGTCAAATCGGTCGCGAGATGATTCTTAGCGACAAGCTGGACGAAGACACCGACGACTTCGACTACCTGATCTTGGACTGCCCACCTAGCCTGGGTGTGCTGACCTTGAACGCGTTGGTCGCCGTCAACGAAGTCTTCCTGCCGCTGCAGCCTCACTTCCTGGCTCTGCACGGTCTAAGCAAGCTGCTTCGCACGATCGAAGTCGTTTCCAAACGAATGAACAGCCGCCTGCAACTGTCCGGCGTCATGCTGTGCATGTACGACGCCAACACACGCTTGGCTGCCGAAGTCAGCACGGACATCGACCAGTTCTTCAGCGTGTCCAAGGACGCCGGCAAGTTCTTCCGCAACGCGAAGTTCTTCGATACCCGTATCCGCCGCAACATTCGCTTGGCCGAAGCCCCCAGTTTCGGACAATCGATCTTCGATTACTCGGCTGAATCCAACGGTGCGTACGACTACCAAGCCTTGGCCGAAGAAGTGATCGCCCAAGAGGTCTCTGATGCCGGTGCCGGTTCGTCCAATCGCTCGGCGATGTTCGATTCCAGTGGCGAAACCAAGATGGCCGCCTGA
- a CDS encoding tRNA-uridine aminocarboxypropyltransferase has protein sequence MTTSDTPSLNDDESLTSGPEGRCHSCFRPKSLCFCALIPTVANQTDVLIMQHRRERSHPFNTARIVSQSLQKCRVMVAYNHELAERFATMPLHDNVGLLYPGDDAKLLSDLAPSERPQQLVVIDGTWHHAKTLFRDIPRLQTLPRYRLAPSEPGRYRIRREPNEHALSTLEATVAALSAIEPDTPGFDRLVDVFDRMIADQIGFTKSNWRQNENRRPGSANVPRVLTDDVSKIVVAYGEQERGNTDDEAPNPNHPPAPLYWNAVRLGTGEFFRCAIQSDSLNDETFMNRLRLTPDEMQPLASIDEFRERWRSFIRPDDHVAVFHRSTSRLLENIEADFSPSIVLKSINVKPQTQEDDTRTPSILAGQTSDSRPLRRLAWAVRFVEELLAKESQE, from the coding sequence ATCACCACCTCCGACACCCCTTCGCTGAATGACGACGAGTCGCTGACAAGCGGTCCGGAAGGCCGTTGTCACAGTTGCTTTCGGCCCAAGTCACTCTGTTTTTGTGCCCTGATCCCGACGGTCGCCAACCAAACCGATGTGCTGATCATGCAACACCGGCGAGAACGATCACACCCGTTCAACACCGCTCGCATCGTCAGCCAGTCGCTACAGAAATGTCGCGTGATGGTGGCCTACAACCACGAACTGGCAGAGCGGTTTGCAACCATGCCGCTCCATGACAACGTCGGTTTGCTGTATCCCGGCGACGACGCGAAGCTGCTATCCGACCTGGCTCCCAGCGAGCGGCCCCAGCAGCTTGTCGTGATCGATGGAACATGGCACCACGCCAAGACGCTCTTCCGCGACATCCCGCGACTGCAAACGCTGCCTCGATATCGGCTGGCTCCCTCGGAACCGGGCCGCTATCGAATTCGCCGCGAACCCAACGAGCACGCCCTGTCGACGCTAGAGGCAACCGTGGCGGCCCTGTCCGCGATCGAACCCGACACGCCGGGATTCGATCGTCTGGTGGACGTGTTCGATCGCATGATCGCCGACCAGATCGGGTTCACGAAATCAAACTGGCGCCAAAACGAAAACCGACGCCCCGGATCCGCCAACGTGCCTCGCGTCTTAACCGATGACGTTAGCAAGATCGTCGTCGCCTATGGCGAACAGGAGCGAGGCAACACTGACGATGAAGCACCGAACCCGAACCATCCGCCCGCTCCGCTTTACTGGAACGCGGTGCGACTGGGCACCGGCGAGTTCTTTCGTTGTGCGATCCAATCCGATTCGCTCAACGATGAAACCTTCATGAATCGGTTGCGGCTCACGCCAGACGAAATGCAACCGCTGGCGTCGATTGATGAGTTTCGCGAGCGTTGGCGTTCGTTCATCCGGCCAGACGATCACGTCGCCGTCTTTCACCGCAGCACATCCAGGTTGCTGGAAAACATCGAGGCCGATTTCTCACCGAGCATCGTGCTGAAGTCAATCAACGTGAAGCCGCAAACGCAGGAAGACGATACGCGGACACCTTCAATTTTGGCTGGCCAAACGAGCGATTCCAGGCCACTAAGAAGATTGGCCTGGGCTGTCCGATTCGTCGAGGAACTACTCGCCAAGGAATCTCAAGAATAG
- a CDS encoding methionyl-tRNA formyltransferase — MILMGTGPFAVPSFEAIRAAGHEIALVVTRPMPPIKSRGGPPPSPVRDWANEHDLPLWDPASINDDAAIEQLVETQSDLMVVCDYGQILKPDALAAARWGGINLHGSLLPAYRGAAPVQRALLSGDSETGVSVIHMTPRLDGGPIVTSATTAILPTETSGELEERLSAIGVDATMQAIEILQAKLADHSWGDALPLVGEPQDKSLISKAPRLSKAEAEIDWTKSAREIDCLVRGMQPWPVAFTFVKTNPDKPAIRVAIKRVRIESATELAEADSDQTADNSDIDNSDMIAGQLLHCEPKNKVAVATGDGVIVIERLQPAGKKEMDAAEFIRGHRLTPGTQFGVPK; from the coding sequence ATGATCCTAATGGGAACCGGCCCCTTCGCGGTCCCTTCGTTTGAAGCCATCCGCGCCGCCGGGCATGAAATCGCGTTGGTCGTCACGCGTCCTATGCCGCCGATCAAAAGCCGTGGTGGACCACCACCGTCGCCCGTCCGCGACTGGGCCAACGAACACGACTTGCCTTTGTGGGATCCCGCCAGCATCAATGACGATGCCGCGATCGAACAACTGGTCGAAACACAATCGGACTTAATGGTGGTTTGCGACTACGGCCAAATCCTGAAGCCAGACGCACTCGCGGCAGCACGCTGGGGCGGCATCAACCTGCACGGTTCGTTGCTTCCCGCCTACCGCGGTGCCGCTCCGGTGCAACGTGCGCTACTGAGCGGTGATTCGGAAACCGGCGTCAGCGTGATTCACATGACTCCACGCCTGGACGGTGGCCCGATTGTCACCTCGGCCACCACTGCGATCCTGCCCACCGAAACATCCGGCGAACTGGAAGAACGCCTTTCCGCGATCGGCGTGGACGCCACGATGCAGGCCATCGAAATCCTGCAGGCGAAACTAGCCGACCATTCCTGGGGCGACGCATTGCCGTTGGTAGGCGAACCTCAAGACAAGTCGTTGATCTCCAAAGCACCACGGTTGTCCAAAGCGGAAGCCGAGATCGACTGGACCAAGTCGGCACGCGAGATCGATTGCCTGGTGCGAGGCATGCAGCCTTGGCCGGTGGCATTCACTTTCGTGAAAACAAACCCAGACAAACCTGCCATCCGAGTGGCGATCAAACGGGTCCGAATCGAATCGGCAACCGAACTCGCAGAAGCGGATTCCGATCAAACCGCCGACAACAGCGACATCGACAACAGCGACATGATCGCCGGACAATTACTCCACTGCGAACCCAAGAACAAGGTTGCGGTCGCGACTGGAGACGGCGTCATCGTGATCGAGCGACTACAACCAGCCGGCAAAAAGGAAATGGACGCCGCCGAGTTCATCCGCGGCCACCGGTTAACACCAGGCACGCAGTTCGGTGTTCCAAAGTAA
- the def gene encoding peptide deformylase has product MPLSIIHFPHPTLRHRSKPIVRVDQRLRDMAAEMLDLMYANEGVGLAANQVNLPIRMFVANETGKRGEGQEWVVINPEIDRPKGNEASQEGCLSVPGVYAQVKRPKSVRLQGYDLQGNELNMELDGFLARVMQHEVDHLDGVMFFDRISEETKRDIDGELYEFETTFESLRRTGNIPDDAGIAQQIAKWEEAYT; this is encoded by the coding sequence ATGCCTTTGTCGATCATTCATTTTCCCCACCCAACGCTGCGGCATCGCAGCAAACCGATTGTTCGCGTGGACCAGCGTTTACGAGACATGGCCGCCGAGATGCTGGATCTGATGTACGCCAATGAAGGCGTTGGACTGGCCGCGAATCAGGTCAATCTGCCAATCCGGATGTTCGTCGCCAACGAAACCGGCAAGCGTGGCGAGGGTCAAGAATGGGTGGTCATCAACCCAGAAATCGATCGTCCCAAAGGGAACGAGGCGTCTCAAGAAGGTTGCCTGAGCGTGCCCGGCGTCTATGCCCAAGTGAAACGCCCGAAGTCCGTACGACTGCAGGGCTACGACCTACAAGGCAACGAACTGAACATGGAACTGGATGGTTTCTTGGCTCGCGTGATGCAACACGAAGTCGATCACCTCGACGGCGTGATGTTCTTTGACCGCATTAGCGAAGAGACGAAACGCGACATCGATGGGGAACTGTACGAGTTCGAAACCACGTTCGAGTCGCTTCGCCGGACCGGTAACATCCCCGACGACGCTGGCATCGCCCAACAGATCGCGAAGTGGGAAGAGGCGTACACTTGA
- a CDS encoding Lpg1974 family pore-forming outer membrane protein — translation MLRTVVRGSRRIALALTIASTATFGGVASATDGLPPELVASLYTDTDEGAAGEEIAQCSCGSASCGGCENGYEVSYSNDCAYDQTCSMPEQSHGLLDSLKQRRSKAIACAPPWWAHRTGIFGEYLYLTAGSSDLIYALEGTDSNPDNSTPTGPAGIVDMDAESGFRTGFTLAASDCSSLNVAYTRWDGQSTDSINATGINVLNSQLLHPSLDNAGTDSLASNATHKMNFQTVDVNYRHLWKRTNTMAINWLAGLRYSNLEQTLNSEQTFSAPVGLASVDTQIDFEGFGLTGGLDLERYSCETGLFIYGKAMASLLAGDWKASYRQTDQFGGGVAANDYEDFHATPILEGEIGLGWRNKSGRVRLQSGYMMAGWYEAVSTRGYIDAVRSSEMIDIGEAITFSGLTSRLTVSF, via the coding sequence ATGCTTCGTACTGTCGTTCGCGGGTCTCGCCGCATTGCACTCGCACTCACTATCGCTTCGACCGCTACTTTCGGCGGCGTCGCGTCGGCTACCGATGGGCTGCCACCTGAACTGGTCGCTAGCTTGTACACCGACACAGACGAAGGTGCCGCGGGCGAAGAAATTGCCCAGTGCAGTTGCGGCAGTGCCTCGTGCGGCGGTTGTGAAAACGGATACGAGGTGAGCTACAGCAACGACTGTGCGTACGACCAAACTTGCAGTATGCCGGAACAATCGCACGGTTTACTCGATAGTCTGAAGCAGCGGCGTTCCAAAGCAATCGCCTGTGCACCGCCTTGGTGGGCGCACCGGACAGGTATCTTTGGTGAATACCTTTACCTGACCGCCGGCAGCAGCGACTTGATCTACGCCCTGGAAGGGACCGATTCCAACCCAGACAACAGCACGCCGACTGGACCGGCAGGCATCGTCGACATGGACGCGGAATCAGGCTTCCGGACTGGCTTCACGTTGGCGGCGAGCGATTGCAGCAGCCTGAACGTGGCATACACTCGCTGGGACGGCCAATCGACCGACTCGATCAACGCCACTGGGATCAATGTTTTGAACTCCCAGCTCTTGCACCCTTCGCTCGACAACGCGGGCACGGACAGTCTGGCATCAAACGCAACTCATAAGATGAACTTCCAAACCGTCGACGTGAACTATCGTCACCTTTGGAAACGCACCAACACGATGGCGATCAATTGGCTGGCCGGTTTGCGTTACAGCAATCTAGAGCAAACGCTGAATAGCGAACAAACCTTCTCGGCTCCGGTTGGTCTAGCCAGTGTGGATACGCAGATCGACTTCGAAGGCTTCGGGCTCACCGGTGGATTGGACCTGGAACGGTACAGCTGCGAAACGGGGCTGTTCATCTACGGCAAAGCAATGGCAAGTTTGCTCGCGGGTGATTGGAAGGCAAGTTATCGTCAAACAGACCAGTTCGGTGGCGGTGTGGCTGCGAACGATTACGAAGACTTCCACGCGACTCCGATCTTGGAAGGTGAAATCGGACTGGGATGGCGGAACAAGTCTGGCCGAGTTCGCTTGCAAAGCGGTTACATGATGGCCGGTTGGTACGAAGCGGTTTCGACCCGCGGATACATTGACGCGGTCCGCTCGTCCGAAATGATCGACATCGGCGAAGCGATCACATTCAGTGGGCTCACCAGCCGCCTCACCGTTTCTTTCTAG